TTCTTGTTACTGTGACTATTGAATTTCCACCAGATCTCTTAAAAATGCTTCAATATGCTCTAATTTCAGGTGAGGCATTACAATTATTCGGATAGCCTTGGGATAGGATGCCATGGATACTGCCCAACCTTTATCTTCAAGTTTTCTGGCAATTTCTTCCACAGGAATTCTTTTGGAACGGAAAGCCACTATGTTCAGTTCAGGACGGGTTACCAGATCAAAACCTGCTTTTTCCACACCTTCCGCGAGAATGGATGTGATTTCCATACACTGCTTGGAAACTTCCTGGTATCCCTCCCTACCCAGGTGCTTCAAAAGAGCCCAGGTAGCAGCGGTGGCTGCCCCGGTGCGGGTTCCCACTACAGTGGACTGTAAATCTTCAGTGAGGTAAGGTGTTTCAATGGCCATAACCTCCAGGTATTTGCGTTCTCTGAAAAGAATGCCCCCGGTGGGTATGGGGGCAAGGCCCATCTTATGAGGATCAATGGTTATTGATGAAACCCCTGGAAGTTTAAAATCAAATTCAGGAAGATCATAACCCGCTTCTTTCAAAAAGGGGATGCTGTAACCTCCGAAAGCTGCATCCACATGCAAGTATATATCTTTTTCCAGACAGATTCTGGAAAGTTCTTCTATGGGGTCTATTTTCCCCAGTTCGGTGGTTCCAGCCACTCCCACTATAGCCACTGTATTCTCTGAAATTAAATCTTCCACTGATGAAAGATCCATCCGGTATTCTGAATCTAGATCTGCCATCTTCAAATCAAGTTTCAGCATCTCCGCAGCTTTTTTAAATGAGAAATGAGCAGATGCAGGGACTATGATTTCAGGGTCCTTTATCCCTGCTAGATTACGGGCTGATCGCATGGCCATGAGGTTAGCTTCAGTACCGCCCGTTATTATATGACCATAAACATCTCTTTTACCCATTAATTCGCCCAGAATAGCGATTACTTCATCCTCAAGTGCCTTGGTTCCTGGGAAAAGTCCAGGGTCTCCCAGGTTGGACTCTAAGAACATGGAATATGCTTTGACTCCCACTGGATCAGGGCAGGTGCACATTGATCCTAATATTCTGCCGGAACGGTGGGTGAGGTCCTTTTCTTTATATTTCCGGAGCATCTGGTATATTTGCTCTTTTGGTATTCCCTTGTCTTCCATTTCCATCCCATAAAAAATAAGTACAACTTTTAAAAAAAAAAATAGATGGTTTCAAAATGAAAAAACGTGGAGTTATTATTATTCCTGCATTAACTTACGTGCAGCTTTTAACAGAAGTTTTTGCTCCACTCGAGCCACAGTTTCTCGCACTGTGGCCACAGCGTCAGTGTTAGCTGATACTGAGGTGATTCCCAGTTCTACCAGTTTTTCCACTATGGCTGGTATGCTTCCTGCCTGTCCGCAGATACTGGTTTTAACTCCGGCCTTGTTACACTCCACTATAACTCTTTCTATGAGTTTCAAGACTGCGGGGTGGCTTTCTGTGTAAAGATCTGCCACTTTTTCATTGTTCCTGTCTATGGCCAGAGTGTACTGGGTGAGGTCGTTGGTTCCGAAGCTTACAAAGTCCAGTCCTTCAGCTATGAAGTCTTCAATGGTCATGGCTGCAGCTGGTGTTTCCACCATGATTCCGAATTCAATGTTTTTCTGGGGTTTGAGTCCGGCTTGTCTTGCGATTTTCTTGGCTTCCTTGAGTTCATCCGGGTGCTGTACCAGGGGCAGCATGATTCCGATATTGGTGTATCCCTGTTCATGGAGTTTTTTTATGGCTTTGAATTCTGCCAGTAAGATTTCTGGTTCGTCCAGTTCCCGGCGTATTCCCCTCCAACCCAGCATGGGGTTGTGTTCATGGGGTTCACCTTCTCCACCTTCAAGGGATTTGAATTCATCTGTAGGTGCATCCAGTGTCCGGTACCATACCGGTTTGGGGTAGAAACTGTCTGCCACTTTGAGGATGTTTTCCACCAGTACCCGGACCAGTTCTGCTTCGTTTCCTTCCTGTATATACTTTTTAGGGTGCACACCTGTAGTTAGCATCATGTGTTCTGTTCTGAGAAGCCCTACACCATCTGCTCCGGTTGCTGCAGCTTTTTTTGCAGCTTCAGCCATGCTCACGTTTACTTTAACCTCGGTTACTGTGAGTGGTGCCTGTAGAACAACCTGGGGTTCTTCAATGGTTTCTTCTCTTTTCTTGGTTTCCACCAGTTTACCTTCCAAAACCATTCCTTTGTTTCCATCCAGGGTTACCTGACTGTTTTCGGGTAGGATGGATGTGGCGTCTCCTGTTCCCACCACACAGGGTATTCCCAGTTCTCGGGATACAATGGCTGCATGGCAGGTTACCCCACCTTCATCGGTGATGATTCCATTGGCTCGTTTCATGGCAGGTACCATGTCTGGAGTGGTCATCACAGTGACCAGAATGTCTCCTTCCTGGACTTTGTCCAGTTCATCAGTGCTGTTTATGATCTTAACTGTTCCAGCTGCCATTCCAGGGCTGGCTCCTAATCCTTTGGTGATTACAGTCCTTTCACCTTCTTCAATGCCTGTCGCCTCTTCAGTGCCCATATCAAGGGTGGTTACTGGTCTGGACTGTAACATGAATATTTTACCATTTTCAATGGCCCACTCTGTATCCTGGGGGAACTGGTAGTGTTCCTGTATTTTTTTCCCTAGATCAACCAGTTGGGCTAGTTCCATCTCATCTAAGACTTGTTTATTTTTAAGATCCTCAGGCACAGGGACTTGCACCGTCTGCCCATCTTGAGATTTCTTCTGGAACATGGTTTTTTTCTCACTGATCTGTTTTTCCAG
This is a stretch of genomic DNA from Methanobacteriaceae archaeon. It encodes these proteins:
- the mfnA gene encoding tyrosine decarboxylase MfnA gives rise to the protein MEDKGIPKEQIYQMLRKYKEKDLTHRSGRILGSMCTCPDPVGVKAYSMFLESNLGDPGLFPGTKALEDEVIAILGELMGKRDVYGHIITGGTEANLMAMRSARNLAGIKDPEIIVPASAHFSFKKAAEMLKLDLKMADLDSEYRMDLSSVEDLISENTVAIVGVAGTTELGKIDPIEELSRICLEKDIYLHVDAAFGGYSIPFLKEAGYDLPEFDFKLPGVSSITIDPHKMGLAPIPTGGILFRERKYLEVMAIETPYLTEDLQSTVVGTRTGAATAATWALLKHLGREGYQEVSKQCMEITSILAEGVEKAGFDLVTRPELNIVAFRSKRIPVEEIARKLEDKGWAVSMASYPKAIRIIVMPHLKLEHIEAFLRDLVEIQ
- the ppsA gene encoding phosphoenolpyruvate synthase, which gives rise to MEYVKFFEELKKEDVDIAGGKGANLGELTQAGIPVPPGFVITSATYQRFMDETGITQEIMDILDALDVNNNKELQQSAKTIKKIINETPIPDEISSLIIEAYNALCHRIGKENAFVAVRSSATAEDLPEASFAGQQDTYLNVKGPEDMIKYVRKCWASLFGARAIFYREENNFDHSKVYIAVVVQEMVEAEKAGVMFTVHPSTGEEKILIEAAWGLGEGVVSGTVTPDTYWMDKATGAILEKQISEKKTMFQKKSQDGQTVQVPVPEDLKNKQVLDEMELAQLVDLGKKIQEHYQFPQDTEWAIENGKIFMLQSRPVTTLDMGTEEATGIEEGERTVITKGLGASPGMAAGTVKIINSTDELDKVQEGDILVTVMTTPDMVPAMKRANGIITDEGGVTCHAAIVSRELGIPCVVGTGDATSILPENSQVTLDGNKGMVLEGKLVETKKREETIEEPQVVLQAPLTVTEVKVNVSMAEAAKKAAATGADGVGLLRTEHMMLTTGVHPKKYIQEGNEAELVRVLVENILKVADSFYPKPVWYRTLDAPTDEFKSLEGGEGEPHEHNPMLGWRGIRRELDEPEILLAEFKAIKKLHEQGYTNIGIMLPLVQHPDELKEAKKIARQAGLKPQKNIEFGIMVETPAAAMTIEDFIAEGLDFVSFGTNDLTQYTLAIDRNNEKVADLYTESHPAVLKLIERVIVECNKAGVKTSICGQAGSIPAIVEKLVELGITSVSANTDAVATVRETVARVEQKLLLKAARKLMQE